The following are from one region of the Oscarella lobularis chromosome 3, ooOscLobu1.1, whole genome shotgun sequence genome:
- the LOC136184220 gene encoding chromodomain-helicase-DNA-binding protein 8-like isoform X2: protein MAEGPGPGNSAWLNNGGGDQAHPSQPFNLPPPPSSSMQRKPTDNFPGIPLQSSSSSSSFNSPPMSQSSLAALQQIMARAQAMRQVEHQQQVPPPPPPPPQPSRPMGTLPMHSNSAPAPWDQSGPPKVASGGGPLDIASLHMQQQQQQHRSSIPAGTATGPGMSRIPSGQHPPPPPPPSQSLQLPAGQLQHLHPGSSHSPAPPPQSAPSYEQPSPQQQQQQQPPPPPPPPPRSAYQPSPRFPPQPNVRFDPRFMGAMASSPRHHGQPPPPPQESSFSAAAAAPRPNVPAPPPPSPSQAPVARVPNAPPPIRFAIDPASLPPLLPKIHQLQREVAEVRELPPEQQQRLGVLQKQLFILCAAYQEQERRKLQAKLHAGGANPAAAAAALQQQQQQQQAHFGAGGPSQFHSTGPSHMFASGIPRGVPFGAPSQYSQGTFTPHQMMGRVGGVGGSGGAAAAAAAAVAAMQLKRFNKAKGRKYYESDEETESESDADSLPSSPNLSPSAIPEEGLRRSTRNVSRKTYKDEVDLHLSGDDEEKKKEERSEGAEGREGVVVGDEEAPLHASYFITAPDESDAHVVERILAYRTREAQEDEDSETGIVEEYFVKFKNFSYLHAKWAVMEDLTADKRIPMKVKRFHQKRTTANVFDMIDEEEPFNPDYVEVDRVLDMSKQKEEGGESVVHYLVKWKALTYEDSTWELEKDVPNDRVERYMQLCKIPPASEQGFKARPHPTTWQRMTESPVYNGENRLREYQLEGLNWLLFNWYNCQNCILADEMGLGKTIQSISLLLEVQKCGIRGPFLVVAPLSTIGNWQREVETWSDINAVVYHGSLQSRRMIGDYEMYHRDEKGNLLDGLFKFEVMITTYEMVKIMADIDFMRQIPWRVVIIDEAHRLKNKSCKLLEGLNSLLMEHKVLLTGTPLQNNVEELFSLLNFLEPARFANEDLFLQEFSDLKTDSQVQRLQTVLKPMMLRRLKEDVERDIAAKEETIIEVELTSVQKRYYRAILERNFKFLAKGARGAAGLPSLMNVMMELRKCCNHPFLINGAEEKITNEFNAGLHPNHPRYKHPAEVLVQASGKLVLISKLLPKLKSGGHKVLVFSQMIRVLDILEDYLNAQGHFFERIDGRVRGSMRQAAIDRFCRPDSDRFVFLLCTRAGGLGINLTAADTVIIFDSDWNPQNDLQAQARCHRIGQSKAVKVYRLITRNTYEREMFDRASMKLGLDKAVLQSMNTTAPTQQPLSKKEVEDLLKRGAYGSVMDDDKASSQFCEEDIEQILERRTQIIQIESEGKGSTFAKASFALSEGALDIDIDDPDFWEKWAQKADLDMKKLSKSELILNQPRQRKQTRRYAIGSEDHDATVDFSDSDVDADEMKFVQRGFKVVQKGYSRAECFKVEKHLLTFGWGRWKDILAHGNFKRKMTQKDIEAIARMMCVFCLHCCKPDERIRDAIMEILSQPSVAEDFPDLEDGRKRRRRKGAKKISRSAAQHFGMQDLATLMDQDPNVLFEDEGYKRHLQNHSNKVLNRMRQLYFLEKEIIGDKAESFWSNEASFADLDVALPTPEGDPPASWWDDNMDRSLLIGVFKYGYEKYLQMYDDPLLCFRSRVGRPQLTGKKAVAGAKEDEEEEFESQGDIDGTTSQSDGSQPLGGGGGGGGDEGLLSISEHHMTTRSSGSAKLPSFPPPADVNTRFRRLVNAFIKIQRKEQSRMMQAKRERQRKEKFEEFMKQKEMKKAEMAQRWLKREELDFYRTLMSFGVVLKKETGAYDWSKFRTLAKLEKKGSDQLEQYYEEFIHMCQMVCSKSIENRYGKLIRGKYLIEPVSEDKASRVLLRIQLLSAIRDEVLPHPELQERLTLCQPSFDLPSWWEVAKHDYDLLLGVARHGLNRAEVNFPNDPELNFAKHVPEATTPTVTTPVALEKKMTLPSPSEATTPTLATAPDDVAVAATNENRSQDDDTSPPPPLVASRIQAAAIPMVNYSGRILDPHAASVIAQWHARWPKEKVLVHRLNQIVYCVKNNAWPVEQRGLTSPQFMSSFKLGAGGVGGGGIGSVRDAEDGDGGGGERFTDQASGFKVKQVDGLKMLFGKGGVKSKGASDSDSAGDSDFNPNESKSEKPFGKKRRTVTFEDERYGGGDYLDVPPKKIKGKSPKYSSLNDSDDDWGASPSAGGGSGGGGGGGSSSSSSSSKKKGKKSKERSYVPDFSREDYASEPVSRRRPKRKATEKRVAVINKETGERRRGASAPTAHEITSWLEANPDFEIDKEADEVKLGPPQAKKRRPNSADKTPVPGKIQGKVEDVRINVVNRETGRILAGMAAPRLCRLGAWLEDHPAFDVAYDWGPFVLQQNVLKAGYEQRIASPPAGQEPVPPPPPPAPPAAPLSSKAFAIPPTIKEEGEDDDEDEDDDDDEDDDDDDDDDDDDEERGESAMIGASTFSSEARPSGGGDVDSDSDDSEDDL from the exons ATGGCCGAAGGCCCCGGTCCAGGGAATTCGGCTTGGTTGAataacggcggcggcgatcaaGCGCATCCGTCTCAGCCGTTCAACTtacctccgccgccgtcttcgtcgatgcaACGAAAACCGACGGACAATTTTCCGGGAATTCCCCtacaatcgtcgtcatcgtcgtcgtcgttcaactCGCCACCGATGTCGCAGAGCAGTCTCGCAGCTCTGCAACAGATCATGGCTCGAGCTCAAGCGATGCGACAGGTCGAACATCAACAACAGgttccgcctcctcctccgccgccgccacagcCGTCTCGACCCATGGGCACGCTTCCCATGCATTCGAATagcgcgccggcgccgtGGGATCAGAGCGGGCCCCCCAAAGTGGCAAGTGGCGGGGGTCCACTCGATATAGCGTCTCTGCACatgcaacagcaacaacagcaacataGATCTTCTATTCCTGCTGGAACGGCAACGGGCCCAGGAATGTCAAGAATTCCCTCAGGACAACatccgccaccgccgccgccgcctagTCAGTCTTTACAACTTCCTGCTGGTCAATTGCAACATCTTCATCCTGGTTCGTCACACAGTCCGGCACCTCCTCCTCAAAGTGCGCCTTCCTATGAACAGCCGTCTccacagcaacagcaacagcaacaaccgccgccgccgccgccgccgccgcctcgatCTGCATATCAACCGTCGCCGCGCTTTCCTCCGCAACCCAACGTACGATTTGATCCTCGTTTCATGGGAGCTATGGCGTCGTCACCGCGGCACCACGGTcagccgcctccgccgcctcaaGAGTCCAgtttttccgccgccgccgccgcgcctCGACCCAATGTTCcggctccgccgccgccgtcgccgtctcaaGCGCCCGTCGCTCGCGTTCCCAATGCGCCGCCGCCTATTCGATTTGCCATCGATCCCGCCTCACTTCCGCCTCTACTTCCAAAGATCCATCAACTTCAACGCGAGGTCGCGGAAGTGCGGGAACTTCCGCCGGAGCAGCAGCAACGTCTCGGCGTTCTCCAAAAACAGCTCTTCATTCTCTGCGCCGCTTATCAAGAGCAGGAACGACGCAAACTCCAGGCGAAACTCCACGCTGGCGGCGCAAAcccggcggcggcagcggcggccctccaacagcaacaacaacagcaacaagcTCATTTTGGCGCGGGGGGACCCAGTCAGTTTCACTCAACGGGGCCTTCGCACATGTTTGCCAGCGGAATTCCGAGAGGAGTTCCTTTTGGCGCTCCGTCGCAATATTCACAGGGAACGTTTACGCCTCATCAGATGATGGGACGTGTGGGTGGAGTGGGTGGAAGTggcggtgccgccgccgccgccgccgccgccgtggcGGCGATGCAGTTGAAACGATTCAATAAGGCAAAGGGGAGGAAATATtacgaaagcgacgaggagaCGGAGAGTGAAAGCGATGCCgattcgttgccgtcgtcgccgaatttATCGCCGTCCGCCATCCCGGAAGAA ggttTGAGAAGATCGACGCGGAATGTTTCGAGGAAGACGTATAAGGACGAAGTGGATTTGCATTTGAGTGgggacgacgaggagaagaagaaggaggagcgCAGCGAAGGGGCGGAAGGACGAGAAGGGGTTGTCGtgggagacgaagaagcccCGCTACACGCCTCTTATTTTATT ACGGCTCCGGATGAGTCCGATGCTCACGTGGTGGAGAGGATACTCGCTTATCGAACGAGAGAAGCTCAG GAGGATGAGGATAGTGAGACTGGCATTGTGGAAGAGTATTTCGTCAAGTTTAAGAACTT tTCTTATCTTCATGCCAAGTGGGCCGTGATGGAAGATCTGACTGCGGACAAACGCATTCCGATGAAAGTGAAACGATTTCACcagaaaagaacgacggcgaatgtTTTTGACATG aTTGACGAGGAAGAGCCGTTCAATCCGGACTACGTCGAAGTAGATCGAGTTCTTGACATGTCAAAACAAAAGGAAGAAGGCGGAGAA agtGTTGTTCATTATTTGGTCAAGTGGAAAGCGCTCACTTACGAAGACAGCACGTGGGAATTAGAG AAAGACGTTCCAAATGACCGCGTAGAAAGATACATGCAATTGTGCAAAATTCCTCCAGCGTCAGAGCAGGGA TTCAAAGCAAGGCCCCATCCAACGACTTGGCAACGAATGACCGAGTCTCCCGTATATAACGGTGAAAATCGTCTACGTGAATACCAGCTAGAAGGCTTGAATTGGCTTCTTTTCAACTGGTACAACTG tcaaAATTGCATTCTTGCTGATGAAATGGGCCTGGGAAAGACAATCCAGAGCATTTCTCTTCTATTAGAAGTCCAG aaatgtGGCATCAGGGGtccgtttctcgtcgttgcgccgctttcgacgatAGGAAATTGGCAGAGGGAAGTGGAAACGTGGTCAGACATCAACGCCGTCGTGTATCACGGAAG TCTCCAAAGTCGTCGCATGATCGGCGACTACGAAATGTATCATCGCGACGAGAAGGGAAATCTTCTCGACGGCTTATTCAAATTCGAAGTGATGATAACGACGTACGAAATGGTGAAAATAATGG CTGACATTGACTTCATGAGACAAATTCCTTGgcgcgtcgtcatcatcgacgaagcgcaCCGACTCAAAAACAAGTCGTGTAAACTTCTCGAAGGGCTCAATTCGCTTCTCATG GAGCATAAGGTTTTATTGACGGGAACTCCCCTTCAGAACAACGTCGAGGAGCTCTTTAGCCTGTTGAATTTTCTCGAGCCGGCTAGATTCGCAAACGAAGATCTTTTCCTTCAGGAATTCTCCGATTTGAAGACGGACTCTCAAGTCCAAAGACTTCAAACC GTACTTAAACCTATGATGCTGAGACGGCTAAAGGAGGACGTAGAGCGTGATATAGCCGCAAAGGAGGAAACGATTATTGAA gttgaaTTGACTTCGGTTCAGAAGCGCTACTATCGAGCAATTCTCGAgcgaaatttcaaatttctaGCAAAGGGTGCGCGAGGTGCGGCAGGTTTGCCGAGTCTCATGAACGTCATGATGGAGCTGAGAAAATGTTGCAATCATCCCTTTCTCATCAACG ggGCCGAGGAAAAGATTACGAATGAATTCAACGCCGGTTTACATCCCAATCATCCTCGCTACAAACATCCGGCCGAGGTCTTGGTGCAAGCATCCGGGAAACTTGTTCTTATTAGCAAATTGCTACCGAAGCTTAAGAGCGGCGGACACAAA gtTTTGGTCTTCTCTCAAATGATTCGGGTTCTTGATATTTTGGAGGATTATCTCAATGCTCAGGGGCATTTTTTTGAGCGAATCGACGGGAGAGTGAGGGGTTCCATGCGTCAGGCGGCGATTGATCGTTTTTGTCGACCGG ATTCGGATCGTTTTGTGTTTTTGCTTTGCACGCGAGCCGGGGGTCTTGGCATCAATTTGACGGCCGCTGATACGGTGATTATTTTCGATTCGGATTGGAATCCGCAGAACGATTTACAG GCTCAGGCTCGTTGCCATAGAATTGGTCAAAGCAAAGCGGTCAAAGTGTATCGACTCATCACGCGCAACACCTACGAACGAGAAATGTTTGATAG GGCGAGTATGAAGCTTGGACTTGACAAGGCCGTTCTTCAGTCCATGAATACGACAGCTCCAACG CAACAACCGCTGTCGAAGAAGGAAGTGGAGGATCTTTTGAAACGAGGCGCTTACGGTTCTGTGATGGACGACGATAAGGCCAGCTCACA ATTTTGCGAGGAAGACATTGAGCAAATTCTCGAGCGAAGAACGCAGATTATTCAGATTGAGTCCGAAGGAAAAGGATCAACTTTCGCAAAA gCCAGCTTTGCTCTATCTGAAGGGGCGCTAGATATTGATATCGATGATCCCGATTTCTGGGAAAAATGGGCTCAAAAAGCCGATCTCGACATGAAAAAATTATCCAAG TCGGAATTGATATTGAATCAACCGCGACAACGCAAACAGACGCGTCGCTATGCCATTGGTTCGGAGGATCACGACGCGACTGTTGACTTCTCcgattctgacgtcgacgcggacGAAATGAAGTTCGTTCAGCGCGGCTTCAAAGTCGTTCAGAAGGGATACTCACGCGCCGAGTGTTTCAAAGTCGAGAAGCACTTGTTGACGTTTGG TTGGGGAAGGTGGAAAGACATTTTGGCGCACGGAAatttcaagagaaaaatgacgcaGAAGGATATTGAAGCAATAGCCCGGATGATG TGCGTTTTTTGTCTACACTGTTGCAAACCGGACGAACGAATACGAGACGCGATTATGGAGATTTTATCGCAGCCCAGCGTCGCCGAAGATTTTCCTGATCTCG AGGACGgtcgaaagagacgaagacgcAAGGGAGCGAAGAAAATTAGTCGGTCAGCTGCGCAGCATTTTGGCATG caAGATTTGGCTACTCTGATGGATCAGGACCCGAATGTTCTgttcgaagacgaaggcTACAAGAGACATTTGCAAAATCATTCGAACAA aGTTCTAAACAGAATGCGACAGCTCTATTTCTTGGAGAAAGAAATCATCGGCGACAAAGCGGAATCGTTTTGGAGCAACGAAGCTTCATTCGC TGATCTCGACGTTGCCTTGCCAACTCCCGAAGGAGATCCGCCGGCGTCTTGGTGGGACGATAACATGGATCGTTCTCTCCTCATTGGCGTCTTTAAATATG gcTATGAGAAGTATCTTCAAATGTACGACGATCCTTTGTTGTGTTTTCGCTCGCGTGTCGGCCGGCCTCAGCTGACTGGAAAGAAAGCCGTAGCCgg agcaaaagaagacgaagaagaggaatttGAGAGTCAAGGTGACATAGACGGGACGACGTCTCAGAGCGACGGAAGTCAGCCtcttggcggcggcggcggcggcggcggcgacgaaggatTGTTGTCGATATCCGAACATCACAtgacgacgcgatcgagcgGATCGGCGAAATTGCCGTCGTTTCCGCCGCCCGCCGACGTGAACacgcgctttcgtcgtctcgtgaACGCCTTTATAAAGATTCAGCGAAAGGAGCAGAGTCGAATGATGCAAGCGAAACGA gaGCGACAGCGAAAGGAAAAGTTCGAAGAGTTCATGAAACagaaggaaatgaaaaaggcgGAAATGGCGCAGAGATGGCTGAAGCGCGAGGAATTGGATTTCTATCGCACGCTCATgtcgttcggcgtcgttttgaagaaggagacgGGAGCGTACGATTGGTCGAAATTTCGCACGCTCGCCAAATTGGAGAAGAAGGGAAGCGATCAACTCGAACAATACTACGAGGAATTCATACACATGTGTCAAATGGTCTGTAGCAAGAGCATCGAGAATCGCTACGGGAAACTGA ttcGCGGTAAATATTTGATTGAGCCTGTTAGCGAAGATAAGGCGAGTCGCGTTTTACTGCGGATTCAGCTATTGTCTGCTATTCGAGACGAG GTTTTACCGCATCCGGAATTGCAGGAACGTTTGACTCTGTGTCAGCCGTCTTTTGATCTTCCCAGCTGGTGGGAAGTTGCAAAACACGACTATGATCTTCTTCTCGGCGTAGCGAG ACATGGACTGAATCGCGCTGAAGTCAACTTTCCCAATGATCCTGAACTGAATTTCGCGAAGCACGTGCCCGAggcgaccacgcccaccgTCACAACTCCCGTAGCTCTTGAAAAGAAGATGACTCTTCCCTCCCCGTCTGAggcgaccacgcccacgcttGCCACGGCTcccgatgacgtcgccgtcgccgctacAAATGAAAATAGAAGCCAGGATGACGatacgtcgccgccgccgcctctggTGGCGTCGCGAATTCAAGCGGCGGCCATTCCCATGGTGAACTATTCGGGACGAATTTTGGATCCTCACGCCGCTTCTGTCATTGCTCAATGGCACGCGAGATGGCCGAAA GAAAAGGTTCTCGTGCATCGTCTCAATCAGATTGTTTATTGCGTGAAAAATAACGCGTGGCCCGTCGAACAGCGCGGATTGACGTCGCCTCAATTCATGTCGTCGTTTAAACTCGGTGCCGGCGgcgttggcggcggcggaattGGAAGCGTTCGCGATgcggaagacggcgacggaggaggaggagaacgaTTTACCGATCAAGCGAGTGGATTTAAAGTAAAGCAGGTGGACGGTTTGAAAATGTTGTTTGGAAAGGGAGGCGTCAAATCGAAAGGAGCGTCCGATTCAG aTTCTGCTGGTGATTCCGACTTTAATCCGAACGAGTCGAAATCGGAGAAGCCTTTTGGGAAGAAAAGACGCACTGTGACTTTTGAAGAC GAACGCTACGGTGGTGGAGACTATCTCGACGTTCCGCCGAAGAAAATCAAGGGAAAGTCTCCGAAATATTCGAGTCTGAATGATTCCGATGACGATTGGGGCGCTTCTCCGTCTGCGGGAGGCGgaagcggaggcggaggcggaggcggatcgtcgtcgtcgtcgtcgtcgtcgaaaaagaaaggcaaaaaatcgaaa GAGAGATCGTACGTTCCGGATTTTTCGCGCGAAGACTACGCTTCGGAACCGGTCAGTCGGAGGAGACCGAAACGAAAGGCAaccg AAAAGCGCGTGGCTGTCATTAACAAGGAAACGGGTGAACGGAGACGAGGCGCTTCGGCTCCGACTGCGCATGAAATCACTTCGTGGCTCGAAGCGAATCCCGATTTTGAAATCGATAAGGAAGCG GATGAAGTGAAACTGGGACCGCCTCAAGCGAAGAAGCGTCGTCCGAATTCGGCCGATAAGACGCCCGTTCCCGGAAAAATCCAGGGAAAGGTCGAAGACGTGCGCATCAATGTCGTTAATCGAGAAACGGGGAGAATT ttggCCGGCATGGCTGCGCCTCGTCTTTGTCGACTCGGCGCTTGGCTGGAAGATCATCCCGCTTTTGACGTAGCTTACGATTGGGGTCCTTTTGTTCTTCAGCAG AACGTTCTGAAAGCGGGCTATGAGCAGAGAATTGCTTCTCCGCCTGCCGGTCAAGAGCCCgtgcctccgccgccgccgccggcgccgccaGCGGCTCCGCTTTCCTCTAAAGCCTTTGCGATTCCTCCTACGATCAAAGAAGAAggggaagacgacgatgaggatgaggatgatgatgatgatgaggacgatgatgatgatgatgatgatgatgatgacgatgaagagcGTGGTGAATCCGCGATGATCGGCgcgtcgactttttcttccgAAGCGCGGCCAAGCGGCGGTGGCGATGTAGACTCCGATAGCGATGATTCGGAGGATGATTTGTAA